GCATCATAGCATATCCTGCAATAGCAAATAATGTTACTATCAATAATTTTTTAATCTTACTCATGGTCTTCCTCCTATGTAATTAATTTATAACAGTTTAACATTTTACTAGGAAAATTTATGGATGTAAACAAAAAAAGGAATAAAATAGAAAAAGCCCTCCTCTTTAGAAGTGGGTTTTGTCATATTATCAAAGAAGGTATCAATCAGTATTGACCCAATAGACTAAAAACATAACTATCAAACTAAGCCACAACCACCAATATTTTAGGAATAGTTGACCTTGCGTTAGGTTGATTAGATCGTTCAGAAAGTCCATTATTTAACCCGAACCCTTTGCCCTGGATAGATCAAGTTAGGATTAATGAAAGTTCTCTTTCTTTTAAACGAAAATTGATCGGATTAATAACTGCCCCTATTTTGCTGCATGCAAAAAACAATGTTGCAAATTCAATGGTATTAAATGAAAATGTTGACACCCTATCTCCTTTTCGAACACCTTCATTTATAAGAGCCTGCGCCACCTTATTCACTTCATGATCCCATTCTTGGTACGTCCAGCGAATATTTTGTGTCAAATCAACAATGGCTTCTTTTTTGGAAAACCTTTCTACTGTTTGATTAAATAGTGAACCTAATGTCATGTACACAGTTTTTTCCTCCTTATCGTAAACGCTTTCACTCCCTCTATATATTTATATTTTATAAAAAGGACAAAAGTCCTTGTTTTCTTTCTAAATTTTCTAATTACTCATTCGGAGACTAAATGGTACTACCTCATACTACTTTTAATATGATAAACTTAGTAATAGATTGTTCAAAAAATCACATGAAATTGACTAGGAGATGAGAATAGAATGAAAGTACAAATTAAACAACCTGTTTTTGCAGAAACAGCTTCTTTGTTTGTCCAAACAGCTAACCTTTATTCTGAAACGATTTTAGTAAAAAAAGAACATTGGGTTGTTGACGCAAAAAGTTTATTAGGCATTTTAGCTTTATCGCTTCAAAATGGAGATATTATTGAATTTATGACGGAATCAGAAAATGATAAATTACCTGACTTAACAAAGCTAACGGAACTTCCTTTTATCGAAGTAATTGGTTAAGCTAAAACTTTTGCACCTACTTATTAGAGCCAACGCATGTTTATTCACTTGAAGTATGTGAGAACGATATTCACCACATACTAAAACCCTCTAGTTTTCCACGCTAGAGGGTCAGAGGTGTTTTTTTAGATCCACTACTATTATATTCTGCAAGGTTAAGAAAGGACCCTATTTCTTCATATATTCATCTTCATGTAATTGCGATGGTAACTTTATGTTTTATTTAGGTTCACTTGTATGATTGAGCTGAACGGAATTTCAAAAGTACTTCCCTCTCTAGATACCACGTTTATTGTTCGATTAAGCTCATCTACAGAATGTACAATTCCAGTTATCGCTTTACGTTGATGATGGTCAAAATACACCATCGTTAGTTGTGTACCTAGCGTTATTGACTCATAAATCAGTTCATTTATTTCTTCAAGTTGTTGTTCATCAAGCTCTGGCATTGTTTCAAAGCCGTCTTCTTTCGTCCACTCCTTCAGCTGTTTCACATGCTCTGGAAGCATCATTGATGTCCACTTTATCGTTCCGCGATCACGTATCATGCTTTATGCCCCCCTAATAATTTACTTCGATAAACAGCTGTGCCTGCTTTGGTATAAGAAACGGCTCTAAGTAAAGAGGCACTCCCATATTTATCCCTAATTTTATCCATTGCATAGCCTAATTGATGCTCCTTGACCCGATTAGGAGAAAATAAGTCTAATTGCATACATTGATCATCCTCAATATTCGAAAGTGCAATCGATATTTTTCTAACTGTTTTATGTTGATAAAATTGTTCAAATAGTTGCAAGCATGTTTGATAAATATCCATTGTTATATTGGTGGGGTGATCAATCGTTTTAGCACGATGAAAGCCCCCTCCTTGCTCGTTCTTACTGTAGCCAATTCCTAGTGTAATCGTTCGACCTATTTTGTGATCATTTCTTGCCCTGCGTGCCACCTCTTCGGCAATTTCTAGAATGACATGTTTCACTTCTGAAGGATCATGATAATCTCGAAGTAAAATTTGACTTTTCCCGTAGCTAATTTGTCCTTTGACAATCGGCGTACCAACCTCTGATAAATCTACTCCCCATGCATGATAGTAAAGCTGATTTCCCATCACTCCAAACTTCTTCTCTAGTTGTTCAAGAGGAAATCGAGCAAGCTGACCTACATCAAAAATTCCCATCTTATTTAATGTATTCTCTACCCGACTGCCAATTCCCCACATTTCACTTAATGGTTTAACTTTCCAAAGTTTTTTTGGCACGTCCTCATATGTCCATTCAGCAATTCCCTTTTGCTTCGCCTCTAAATCTAAACAAAGCTTTGCCATCAGCATATTAGGACCAATCCCAATGGCACATGGAAGTTGAAATAAATGACGCAAATCATCTCGTATCCGTTCAGCAATTTGAACAGCACCTCCCCATAACCTTTCCGCTCCATCTACCTTAATAAAACTTTCATCAATGCTATACGTATGAATCGCTTCCTTAGGCACATAACGATGAAACAGACGGCTAATTTCAGTTGAAATTCGTACGAATAAAGCCATTTTCGGATGGACAATGTGAATTTTAGGATCATTCGGTATTTCAAATAATCGTGCACCCGTTTTAATGCCGTACTCTTTCTTTAATTTAGGAGAGGCAGCTAATACGACGCTTCCTTTACGATCTTTATCACCTACAACCGCTAAGTAACAGTCAAGTGGATCAAGCCCCATTAAAACAGCAGAGCAGCTTGCATAAAAGCTTTTCATGTCCACACATAAAATTTTTTGTTTAGAGAACTGACTGTAGTCCACCGTAACCTCACCACCATAAGAATATACGTTCGATTATTAGTATATTCTTATCTTATGGGAATATACGTTCTTATTCAATGGTAGTTTACGGAATCATTCTAGCGATTGGAACGAGCATTGGAGCATGGTTAGGAAGTAAGTTCGCAGTAAAACATGGATAAAAATAGGGGGGACGATTTATGATTGTCGCAGTAGTAACGATGTCTATTAAACTATTTTTCACGTAGAAAAAAGAGAAAGACAATTGCCTTTCTCTTAAAAATTACGCTTCTTGTGGTACAGATAACCCTAATCCTTCCGCTACTCTTGCTCCGTATTCTGGGTCACCTTTATAGAAATGCTCAATTTGACGAAGTTTAATTTCTTCTTTCTCGACTGGCTTCATGGCATTTACGATATTTTCAACGAGACGTTCACGCTCCTCTTCATTCATTAAACGATATAAGTCCCCTGCTTGTGTATAATGATCGTGATGATCATATGAAGTACTATCTGCTACACCTGAAACCTCATACGGCGTTTGTTTATTTTCAGGTGTCTCTTTAGGGGCGCCAAAGCTATTTGGCTCATAATAGGTGGAACCTCCGCCGTTATTATGGAAGGTCATCTGGCCATCTCGTTGATAATTGTGAACTTCTGTTTTTGGTCGATTAATTGGTAGATGATTATGATTTGCACCTACTCGGTAACGATGAGCATCTGCATAAGCAAATAAACGCCCTTGCAACATTTTGTCAGGAGAAGCTTCAATTCCTGGAACAAATGAACCAGGTGAAAACGTTGCTTGCTCAACTTCTGCAAAATAATTTTCTGGATTCTTATTCAGAACCATACGACCGACTTCTATTAATGGATAATCTTTATGAGACCACACCTTTGTGACATCAAAAGGATCAAATCGATACGTATCCGCATCTTCTAAAGGCATAATCTGTACATACACTTTCCAAGAAGGAAAATCTCCATT
This portion of the Bacillus carboniphilus genome encodes:
- a CDS encoding Y-family DNA polymerase; this encodes MKSFYASCSAVLMGLDPLDCYLAVVGDKDRKGSVVLAASPKLKKEYGIKTGARLFEIPNDPKIHIVHPKMALFVRISTEISRLFHRYVPKEAIHTYSIDESFIKVDGAERLWGGAVQIAERIRDDLRHLFQLPCAIGIGPNMLMAKLCLDLEAKQKGIAEWTYEDVPKKLWKVKPLSEMWGIGSRVENTLNKMGIFDVGQLARFPLEQLEKKFGVMGNQLYYHAWGVDLSEVGTPIVKGQISYGKSQILLRDYHDPSEVKHVILEIAEEVARRARNDHKIGRTITLGIGYSKNEQGGGFHRAKTIDHPTNITMDIYQTCLQLFEQFYQHKTVRKISIALSNIEDDQCMQLDLFSPNRVKEHQLGYAMDKIRDKYGSASLLRAVSYTKAGTAVYRSKLLGGHKA
- a CDS encoding YolD-like family protein: MIRDRGTIKWTSMMLPEHVKQLKEWTKEDGFETMPELDEQQLEEINELIYESITLGTQLTMVYFDHHQRKAITGIVHSVDELNRTINVVSREGSTFEIPFSSIIQVNLNKT
- a CDS encoding HPr family phosphocarrier protein, which gives rise to MKVQIKQPVFAETASLFVQTANLYSETILVKKEHWVVDAKSLLGILALSLQNGDIIEFMTESENDKLPDLTKLTELPFIEVIG
- a CDS encoding AMP-binding protein, giving the protein MTLGSLFNQTVERFSKKEAIVDLTQNIRWTYQEWDHEVNKVAQALINEGVRKGDRVSTFSFNTIEFATLFFACSKIGAVINPINFRLKERELSLILT